TGATCGTGATGCCGACGGGTGGGGGAAAGTCGATTTGTTTTCAATTGCCAGCATTATTACAAAATGGGTTAACTTTGGTAATTTCGCCGCTGGTGGCGTTGATGGAAAATCAGGTGGAAGAATTACGTCAGCGAAAATTACCAGCGGCGCTTTTACATAGCGAATTACCATCTCCAGAACGCAAACGAACGCTTCAGTTGTTGGAACAAGAAAAGTTACGGTTGCTGTACGTATCTCCGGAAACTTTACTAAGTCCTGTAGTTTGGGAACGTTTATCTCAACCGCAAATAAAAATTAATGGGTTGATCTTGGATGAGGCGCATTGTTTGGTACAGTGGGGAGAGACTTTTAGACCAGCTTATCGCAGATTGGGAACGGTACGATCGGCTTTGCTGAAGTCTAAACCATCGGGAAGTAAAATTGCGATCGCAGCTTTCACCGCCACCGCCGATCCCTCAGCCCAACAAACAATTCAACAAGTATTACAATTACAAAAGCCAACAGTTTTTCGCCTCAACCCTTATCGATCGAACTTGCACTTAAAAGTTAAAATTGCTTGGACACCAAGGGGAAGACAACAACAATTATTAAAATTTATTCAAGCTAGACCCCAACAAGCAGGCTTAATTTACGTTCGCAGTCGGCGGGATGGGGAAAATTTAGCCGAATGGTTAAGAGAAAAAGGTTATGCAACCGCAGCTTATCATGCTGGATTAAGTCCCCAAGAACGTCGCATGATGGAAGCAGATTGGATTTCTGGGAAAATCCCTTTTGTGATTTGTACATCTGCTTTTGGAATGGGGATAAATAAACCGGATGTGCGTTGGGTAATCCATTTTCATCCTACCTTATTATTATCGGAATACGTGCAGGAAATTGGACGGGCGGGAAGAGATGGTAAACCCTCTGATGCTTTATTATTAATGAGCGAACCGACTGGTTGGTTAGATAGTCAGGATAAGCAACGGCAGAAGTTTTTTGAAGACAAATTGCGATCGCAACAACAAAAAGCACAAAAACTCGTTCGCCAACTACCCCCCACAGGAGATGTAAATGCTCTAGCGCGTAAGTTTCCCGAAAGTGCGATCGCCTTATCCTTACTCCACAGCAACGGTCAGCTAGAATGGCAAGACCCCTTCCACTATCAAATTAACGGAAAATCAGCCAGCCACCATTCCTCCCAATTCGACGCCGTAAAGGAAATGCGCCGCTACTTACAAACGCGCCAGTGTCGCTGGCAATTTTTATTACGCGCCTTTGGTTTTGCAGAAGAAGCCGAAAACATGAATTGCGGACACTGCGATAACTGCGATCGGCGTCAGTGAGAGGATAGGGAGGTGGGGGGATGGTGGAGAATTCAAAATTCAAAATTCAAAATTCAAAATTAAATTCTTTTTACTTCATCCTTCATCCTTCAGCCTTCAGCCTTTTTTGTGTCATTTGCTGCGGAAGGATAACACTTCTTTAAGATAAATTGGAAAGTTCGGAAAACAAAAGTATAAAAACACACCTATGATGGCAGCCTACGATGTCCGCCTGGTTGTCTTTTCGATATTAACTTCCATCATTCTCGCTTACATAGCGATCGATTTAGGTTTTAGAGTACGAAATATGACTAACTCCACACGGAAATTATGGTGGACAGGTGGTGCGATCGCGATCGGGCTGGGAATTTACTCGATCCAATACATAGCAACAACAGCCATCAGTTTGCAACCGCACAATTACCAAATCTATTACAGCATCAGCCCACCTTTATTAGTAATTGCGATCGCCATTGCCAACTTAGCACTTTTAGCATTACCCAGAGTCACATCATTAGTCGATCGGCATTTGCAAATCGAAGCCGCCACCGCAGAAGCACAACGCCAAAGCGAACAACGTTTCCGGTCCCTAGTACAGAACTCATCCGACATCATCACCATTCTCGATCCAGACGGCACGATCGGCTACATCAGCCCCTCCGTCACCAGAATTTTAGGTTACAAACCAGAAGAAATCATCGATCGAAACGCCTTTGAATACATTCACCCAGAAGATGTCACCTCAGTAAAAAGTGCTTTTACATCAGCCAGCCAAAATCCCCTTTTAACAGTCACCATCGAATATCGAGTAAAACACGCCAAAGGACATTGGATTTACTTAGAATCA
This DNA window, taken from Leptolyngbyaceae cyanobacterium, encodes the following:
- a CDS encoding ATP-dependent DNA helicase RecQ, with product MTDPQPASWRDVRAAFQKIWGYDDFRPPQGEIIRTLLEQKDAMIVMPTGGGKSICFQLPALLQNGLTLVISPLVALMENQVEELRQRKLPAALLHSELPSPERKRTLQLLEQEKLRLLYVSPETLLSPVVWERLSQPQIKINGLILDEAHCLVQWGETFRPAYRRLGTVRSALLKSKPSGSKIAIAAFTATADPSAQQTIQQVLQLQKPTVFRLNPYRSNLHLKVKIAWTPRGRQQQLLKFIQARPQQAGLIYVRSRRDGENLAEWLREKGYATAAYHAGLSPQERRMMEADWISGKIPFVICTSAFGMGINKPDVRWVIHFHPTLLLSEYVQEIGRAGRDGKPSDALLLMSEPTGWLDSQDKQRQKFFEDKLRSQQQKAQKLVRQLPPTGDVNALARKFPESAIALSLLHSNGQLEWQDPFHYQINGKSASHHSSQFDAVKEMRRYLQTRQCRWQFLLRAFGFAEEAENMNCGHCDNCDRRQ